Genomic window (Acidobacteriota bacterium):
CATTTTTCTAGAGCGGCAATTGTTCTGGCTCTTATATTTGTTGCAACGCTGGGTTCAGGTTGCGAATATGCTAAAAAAGTAATCGCCAAAGATAAGTTGAATCAGGGGGCGATTTCTTATAATCAGGGGCGTACAAAAGAGGCGCAGCAGTATTTTAGAGACTCACTGAAATGGGACGATAAAAATGCTATTGCTCACCTGTTTTACGGTGCAACCTTGGTGAAGGATTATAAGAACATTGAAGGCCCTGATAAAACTAGAATTGCAAATGAGGCATTAGATACCTACAAAAAGGCGCTTGAGTTGACGACTAATAATTGTCGCAATCGCGATAATGCCATAAGTTATATTGCAAGCATCTATGAAGACTTGGAAGACAGGGATCAATGGCGAGAGTGGGTTTTGAAACGTGCCGAGACCGATTGTGCAAGTAAAGACGTCCGGGCAACGACTTACTACACCGTCGCCGTTAAGTATTGGGAATGCGCTAAGTTTCAAACTGACAGGTATCAGGACAAAGCGGCTCAGGATCCCTTCCATTACCGTAATATGGACTATGCGGCTGCTTTACCGGATAAACAAAAAGCTGAAGAGTGCGTTGCAAAAGGGCTGGAATTCATAGAAAAAGCTCTGCAAGAAGATCCTGAATACGTGGATGCAATGTACTACAAGAGCCTGCTTTATCGTCAGAAACAAATGCTTACGAAAGAAGAAGCAAAGCGTAAAGAACTGGATGCGGCTGCCAAGAAGATTTCTGATGAAGCAACTGCTTTGCAGAAGAAAATTGATGCTGCCAAAAAACAGGAAGAGCAGAGCAGTAAGCCAAATGGATGAGCTTCGCTACTGATCTTGTTAAAACTGGAAATCTTAAGCAGCCAGCGCTTATCAGAAGTTCTGGCTGCTTTCATTTATGGAGCCTGTGATTTATCAAAAAGATCGGATTGCTTGTGAACTATGGAAAATGACTCCATCAATGTTCTTTTGATCGAGGACGATCCGGCCGCAGCAGAAATTGTGAAGGCTTTGATCGGTCAAAAAGATTCGCAATATCGTTTGGAATGGGTTGGGAATTTGCGAGATGGTTTGGAGCGTTTGGGGCGTCACGGAATAGATTTAGTCTTGTTGGATTTTGGTCTCCCTGATAGTGAAGGCTTACAAACCTTTTTGAGAACCCAGCAGCACTCACCAGCCGTGGCGATTATTCCATTGACAGGCACCGGTGATGAATCTTTGGCCATCCGCGCGATCCAGTTCGGGGCACAGGATTATCTTTTCAAAGCCTCGATCAATGGTCAGTTGTTAACACGAGCAATCAGATATGCCGTGGAGCGGAAACGCGGCGAAGAAGCTTTGCGTCAGGCCCGTGATGAACTGGAGATAAGGGTCCGCGAGCGCACCTCTGAATTATCCAAAACCAACGCCCAGCTACTTGAACAAATCGCGGAGCGACGCCGAGCGGAAAAAGAATTGCGACGACTTTCAAATCGGTTGGTCGAAGTTCAGGAGAGTGAGCGAAGAAATATCGCACGCGAACTACACGATGAAATTGGGCAATTGCTAACGGGGCTGAAATTGGTAATTGAAATGGCTTCGCGGTTGCCCTCAGACCAGTTGCTTGACCAACGCTTGCAAGCTCAATCCATGGTCAACGAGTTGATTGGACGCGTGCGAGATCTGTCACTCGATTTGCGTCCCGCAATGCTGGATGATCTTGGGTTGTTGCATGCGCTCCTTTGGCATTTTGAGCGATATACATCCCAAACTGCGATACGAGTTTCGTTTTCACATACTGGTGTCGAAGGGCATAGGCTAAGATCAGAAATAGAAACAGCCGCGTATAGAATTGTTCAGGAGGCATTGACGAATGTTGCGCGGCACGCTGGTGTCAGCGAAGTGAAAGTCAATGTATCGGCAGATGCAGAAAATCTTAGTTTGCAAATCTCTGACGCGGGAAAAGGATTTCAAGTTTTGTCGGCGATTGAATCAGGAGGTTCAAGTGGGCTGACCGGGATGAGAGAAAGAGCGAATTTGTTGGGAGGAAAGTTGACGATTGAATCAACGGCGGAGGTCGGAACAGTCGTCATGGCAATCCTGCCCTTGGTGGAGTAGTTTGTAGCTCGCCTGAGAAAGCAAACTGTTGAAAGGGTGAAAGGAGTGGATCTATGCCAAACATTTTGCTCGCCGATGATCACAACATAATGCGTCAAGGGTTGAGGGCATTGCTGCAAAGCGAGCCTCATTTTCGACTCGTAGGAGAAGCGAGTGACGGCATTGAAGCGGTGCGGTTGGCTGAACGATTGAAACCAGATGTACTGATCACCGACCTGATGATGCCAGGATTGACCGGATTGGAAGTCACTCGCCAAGTGACAAAAATCTTGCCACAGATTCGCGTCATTATTCTTTCAATGTATACGAATGATGCCTATGTTTTGGAAGCTCTCAAGAATGGAGCGCTTGGATATGTCCTTAAAGATTCTCAAGCCTCTGATTTGATTCAGGCGGTGAAAGAAGTTCTTGCCGGTAATCGCTACCTCAGCCCGCCACTTTCCGAACGTGCCTTGGAGCTTTATCTCAGAAAAGTAGAATCGGTTCCCGATGATCCGTATGAGTTATTGACCACCAGAGAGCGGGAAGTTCTTCAACTTGTGGCCGAAGGGCGTACAAGTGCCGAAATTGCCAATCGGTTATTTATCAGCCCACGAACCGCTGAAGGCCATCGCGCAAATCTGATGCGAAAGCTTGGCTTGCAAAATAATGCTGACCTGATTCGATTTGCTCTCAAACGAGGCATCCTTCCACTAGATAATTGACCGCAAACCAATTGCGCGAATGAAACATACGCCGGGGCCTTGGATGAATCATGTTTCGGCTTTGTTTGTATGAAAACACGTAGTTCTACGGATGGATTGTTCACAAAATGAGGCTTATTTTGCCTGTGATAGTAGAGGTTGGTTTGTACGATTCTCTCAAGTTTGTGATTGAACTTAGGTGGTCATCACCGATTCAATATAGGTCGAGTGCTTTTGAAAGCACTGATCGGTTTCTGTTAAGAGGCAAGGATTTATCTGAAATGCTCGCCTCTACAGCGAGCGGAACTTGTTGTGGGGCAGGTTCCGCTCAATTTTTCTTTCAGCCAAATTCAAAACCTATCTGATCAACACAGGGCATATATAGATTCTCCATCAAGTTAGAGTGCTTCTTGCCGCATATTTTGAGCGTGCTATACTCGGTTTCGAGTTGCAGAGCAGACTGGGCAATCGCTCACGTTTCGGTTGATTTCAGAATCCAAACAGGATTTGAGATAAATCGAAACGTGAGAGGAAAGTCCGAACACCACAGGACGGCAGGCTGGCTAACGGCCAGGCGGGGCGACCCGACGGAAGAGTGCAACAGAGAATAGACAGCCCTAAGCGCGCTCTGCGGAGCGTGCCGGGCGATGGTGAAACGGTGAGGTAAAGGCTTCACCAGCGGGTGTGGCGACACGCCCGGCTAGGCAAACCCCCTGCGGTGCAAGACCAAATAGGGAAACGTTACGAAGCTTGTCCGGCTCACTTCGCGTTTCGGCGCGGGACGTTTTCGGGTAGGTCGCACGAGCGGCGCAGTAATGCGACGCCAAGATGAATGGTTGCCGCTTGCGTCAGTAGACGCCAGCACAGAATTCGGCTTATAGGTCTGCTCCGCAGCTCAATTTCAGATTCATTCCGGAAAAACCATCAAATGAAATACGCT
Coding sequences:
- a CDS encoding response regulator — protein: MENDSINVLLIEDDPAAAEIVKALIGQKDSQYRLEWVGNLRDGLERLGRHGIDLVLLDFGLPDSEGLQTFLRTQQHSPAVAIIPLTGTGDESLAIRAIQFGAQDYLFKASINGQLLTRAIRYAVERKRGEEALRQARDELEIRVRERTSELSKTNAQLLEQIAERRRAEKELRRLSNRLVEVQESERRNIARELHDEIGQLLTGLKLVIEMASRLPSDQLLDQRLQAQSMVNELIGRVRDLSLDLRPAMLDDLGLLHALLWHFERYTSQTAIRVSFSHTGVEGHRLRSEIETAAYRIVQEALTNVARHAGVSEVKVNVSADAENLSLQISDAGKGFQVLSAIESGGSSGLTGMRERANLLGGKLTIESTAEVGTVVMAILPLVE
- a CDS encoding response regulator transcription factor — protein: MPNILLADDHNIMRQGLRALLQSEPHFRLVGEASDGIEAVRLAERLKPDVLITDLMMPGLTGLEVTRQVTKILPQIRVIILSMYTNDAYVLEALKNGALGYVLKDSQASDLIQAVKEVLAGNRYLSPPLSERALELYLRKVESVPDDPYELLTTREREVLQLVAEGRTSAEIANRLFISPRTAEGHRANLMRKLGLQNNADLIRFALKRGILPLDN